Part of the Streptomyces antimycoticus genome, ACAGCTATTCGCACTCGCGCCACCCTACGCACCTACGGCGGCGATTGCCGCCCGCCCGCCGCGCGCGGGTCGGTGGGCATGGGCGCGGGCCGGGCGTCGCGCACCCGCTCCGGTGTCCAGTACGAGGGGTCCGGCGGATCGGCCCGGTGGGTCCGCGGGGTGTCCGGGGCGGAGGGATCACCGGCGTCCTGGCCCCGGGCGGTGACGGCGAGGGCCGCGACGATGCCGGTTGCCGCGATCGCCGCGGTGAGGATGGCTGCAGTGAGCGGGCGCATGGCGTTCTCTCCCGATGCCGGAGGCCGGGACCCCTGGGTGCGAGGGCCCCGGCCGAGTGCGGTGTGATGCTCAGCCGTTGGCGGTGTTGTTGTAGATCGTCTGGATCTTGTTGTCGAAGTAGGGGCTGTCGATATAGGCGGGCGGATCGGTCCGGGTGCTGGTGACCCCGATCTCGGTCCCCAGGCCCGTGGTCTCGTTGTAGTCCCGCAGCCAGGGGCCGCCGCTGGCGCCCTCGACCATGGTGCACCCGTTCTGCACCCGGGAGCCGTCCTGCCAGGTGCCGATGTTCTGGCACACGTAGGGCACCTCGCCGTCGTAGCCGAAGGCGGCCGGGTAGCCCCAGACGGTCACGGTGTTGACGTACCCGTAGTTGTAGCCGAGCCCCATGCCGCCGACGGTGTTGACCAGCTTGCTGGAGCCGTTGTCCCAGACGTTGGCCACGCCGATGTCGTAGTTCAGGTCACTGCTGTTGATCCAGCCGTTGAACGAGGTGAGCGTCTTGGCGGACCAGGTTCCGTACGGCCGGGAGCCGTTGTAATAGGCGGGAACGAACACCCAGTTGGTCGCCCAGGTGCCGCCGGCGCCACCGTGGACGCAGTGCCCGGCGGTGAACACCATGTTCTTCGTGGGATTGTTGACCGCCGCGGCGGAGCAGGCGTAGTCGCCGCCGTTGGTCGGGTTGTGGAAGAAGACCTTCCCCTGCACGATCGAGGTCGCGATACGGATTCCGCGGGCCTTCTTCGACGTGGTCGCCTTCTGCGGCTTGGCGAGCTGAGAGGGTTTGGCCGCCGCGTCGACGGCCGCCTTCCGGGACGCCTTGGCGTCGGCGGGCGTATCGGCCTCGACGGCTCTGCGCATGCGCTGCGGAGTCCAGTAATTCTCGGCGGACTCAGCGGATGAGCGGGACGCCGCACTCTTGTGTGTGGACACCGCGGTATCCGCGGTACGTGTGACGGTGCTGTGCGAGTCGGCGGACGCGGCCGCCGGAATCGTCAGGGCGAACGCGAAAACCACTCCGCTCGCCGCTAAAACGACCTTGCGTATCTGCACCAGTCCCCCAAATTCTGATCGGGACAGGGAGCGGATGCCCCGGTGAATCCCGGCCGCACCGTATCGCGCGCTGAAGTGCGCACGCCAAGGACCTAGGGGTGGCGAGAACGGTATCCGGCCAGGCATTACAGCCCGGGGCGGGACGGAAAATCACTTCGCGGCTCCTGGGCTGCCCTCCCCGGCAAAAGCGGAATGGGTCTTGTACCGCATTGAACGAGGAATTCCGATGCGTCGACGCGCGTCAACGCACGACACGTCCCACCACCGCCTCTGTGGCGACGGCCGCCCCACTCCCACAGTGTCCGGAATTCGCATTCGCATTTATCCGGCTGAATTCATGGAGGGGGCATTCATATATGCACAGCAGCCCCGCACAGCGCGATATGCACCGCCTACCGCAGCGGATACGGCAGCACGACGGACCGCCCGCCACCCCACCTCGTCCACGAGCGGCCCGGCGCACCACGGGGAGCCGCCGAGGAATCGTCACCGCAGGGAAGTTGGCCTGACGCGATCACTTCGTTAGCCTCCCGGCAGCCCCGCAGATCCGCCGCTCCCGAGGAAGACAATGCAGTGACGAACCCCCAGGACGACCAGGACACGCAGGCCCCGCACCCCACACCGGACGCACCGCCCCCGGGCTGCCCCGCCCACGCCGCACGGCTGTACGGGCCGGACTTCCGGCGCCGGCCGGCCGAGACCTACCAGCGGATACGGCACGAGAGCGGACAGGTCGCCCCCGTCCTGCTCGAAGGCGACATCGACGCCTGGTTCGTCCTCGGCTACCGCGAGACGCGCCAGGTGCTGTCCGATGTCGAGACCTTCGGCCGGGACCCGCGCCGCTGGAACGGCTGGGACAGCGTGCCACCGGACTGGCCACTCCTGCCATGGGTGGCGTACAGCCCGATGATGACCTTCACGGAGGGCGAGGAGCACCGGCAGCGCGCGACGGCCGCCGGCGAGGCCCTCGCCACGATCGACCCCTTCGTGCTGCGCGGGCACTGCGAGCGCTTCGCCGACCAGCTGATCGACAAGTTCGCCGCGAGCGGCAAGGCGGACCTGGTGTACGACTACATCTACTCGGTGCCCACCCTCGCCACGGCCGAGCTGTTCGGCCTGTCCGACGACGAGGCCGGGCTGGAGGCCCTGGCGGGAGGGCTGACCATCTCGTTCCTCTCCAACGAGGAAGCCATCGCCGGCCAGCAGCAGGTCGCCGCGTACGTGGCGGAGCTGGTGAAGGCCAAGCGCGAGGCGCCGGGCCCCGACCTCACCTCGCAGTTCATCCTGAACACCCCGGACCTCACCGAGGAGCAGCAGACCGCCGACCTGATGGTGCTGATGGCGGCCGCGCTGCCGCTCACCTCGTACTGGATCGGCAACACCCTGCGGCTGATGCTCACCGACGAGCGCTTCGCCATGACCCTCTCGGGCAACCGCCGCAGCATCGGCGAGGCCATGAACGAGGTGCTGTGGGCGGACTCCCCGCTGCAGAACCTCATCGGGCGGTACGCCACCCGCGACACCGCCCTCGGGGCCGGCGCATCCGCACCGGCGACCTCGTCGTCCTTGGCCTGGCCGCCGCCAACGCCGATCCGCTGCTGTGGCCCGACACCCCCGTCGGCCAGGGCGGGAACCACGCGCATGTCAGCTTCAGCGGCGGTGACTACGGCTGCCCGGTGGGCGGTCCCGAGACGGCCAGGATCATCGCGGAGACGGCGATCGAGGTGCTGCTGGACCGCGTTCCGGACCTGACGCTGGCGGTCGCGCCCGATGAGCTGAGGTGGGCGGACTCCTTCTGGTACCGCTGCCTGGAATCGCTGCCCGTCACGTTCAGCCCCACAGCGGTCAACGCGGGCTAGCACCCGGGACTCCCCCGGCGCCGAGCGGCGCCGGGGGCCGTGGGTGTCCGCCGGTGTCAGTGGCCGGGCGGCTGCTGGAGCATGGCGAGGGTCAGGACGTTGCCGCCGATGCCCCAGCCACCGTCGGTGACCTCCTCGACCACGACCAGGGTGTTGGCACGGGCGCGCTCGCCGTAGAGCTCGACGTACAGCTCGGTGGTACGGGTGACGATCTCCTGCTTCTGCTTCTCGTCGAGGGATCCGGCGGGGACCTTGAAGTTCGCGAAGGGCATGGTCGTTCTCTCTCCTGGCGGGGAAACGGGGTGGAAAGCGGTCGTGCGGTGCGCCGTGGCGGTCAGACGATGCCGCCGTTGGCGCGGATGACCTGGCCGTTGACCCAGTGGCCGGCCGGGGAGGCGAGGAAGGCGACGACCTCGGCGATGTCGGCGGGGGTGCCGAGGCGCTCCAGCGGGGGCTGGGCCGCCATCCGGGCGATGGTCTCCTCGTCCTTGCCCTCGAGGAACAGATCAGTGGCGGTGGGGCCGGGGGCGACGGTGTTGGCGGTGACGTCCCGGCCGCGCAGCTCGCGGGCCAGGATCATCGTGAGCGCCTCGGTCGCTCCCTTGCTGGCGCTGTAGGCGCCGTAGGTGGGGAGGGCCAGGCCCACGATGGACGTGGAGAAGGTGATGAGCGTCCCGCCGCCGCGGATCCTGCGGGCGGCCTGCTGGGCGACCACGAAGGTTCCGCGGATGTTGGTGCGGTGCAGCGCGTCCAGCTCCGCCAGGTCCAGCTCGGCGATGGGGGCCAGGTACATCCGGCCGGCCGCGTGGACGACGACGTCGACCCCGCCGAACTCGGACTCCGCGGTGTCGAAGAGCGCGGCCACCTGCTGCTCGTCGGCCACATCGGCACGGACGGCGACGGCCCGGCCACCGGCGGCGGCGATGTCCTGGGCGGCGGCTTCGGCCGGCTCCCGGTGGCCCGCGTATCCGACCACGACGGCGTATCCGTCGGCGGCCAGCCGCTTCACCGCCTCGTGGCCGATACCGCGGGAGCCGCCGGTGACGATGGCGACGCGGGGCCGGTCGGTGGGGTGCTGGGGTGCGGTTGCCTGGGGTGACATGGAGACTCCTGGAACGGGGTGCTGGCGAGCGGATGCCACATGGTGTGGCCGTGGCCCGGGGCGTCGGCGGTGTCGCCGCCGGCGCCCCGTCGGTGTCTCCACTCTGGGCCCGGGTCTCCGGGTCAGCCAGGGCTGTCCCCACCCAGGGGTTGTCAGCCCCTGGCTCGGGCCACCGGCACAAGCGACCATGGGGGGCGTGAACCACTCCGAATTCGCCGCGTTCCTCAAGTCCCGGCGCGACCGCATCCGCCCGGCCGACGTCGGCCTGCCCACCGGGCCGCGGCGGCGGGTGCCCGGATTGCGCCGCG contains:
- a CDS encoding trypsin-like serine peptidase, with amino-acid sequence MRRAVEADTPADAKASRKAAVDAAAKPSQLAKPQKATTSKKARGIRIATSIVQGKVFFHNPTNGGDYACSAAAVNNPTKNMVFTAGHCVHGGAGGTWATNWVFVPAYYNGSRPYGTWSAKTLTSFNGWINSSDLNYDIGVANVWDNGSSKLVNTVGGMGLGYNYGYVNTVTVWGYPAAFGYDGEVPYVCQNIGTWQDGSRVQNGCTMVEGASGGPWLRDYNETTGLGTEIGVTSTRTDPPAYIDSPYFDNKIQTIYNNTANG
- a CDS encoding tautomerase family protein, giving the protein MPFANFKVPAGSLDEKQKQEIVTRTTELYVELYGERARANTLVVVEEVTDGGWGIGGNVLTLAMLQQPPGH
- a CDS encoding SDR family oxidoreductase; amino-acid sequence: MSPQATAPQHPTDRPRVAIVTGGSRGIGHEAVKRLAADGYAVVVGYAGHREPAEAAAQDIAAAGGRAVAVRADVADEQQVAALFDTAESEFGGVDVVVHAAGRMYLAPIAELDLAELDALHRTNIRGTFVVAQQAARRIRGGGTLITFSTSIVGLALPTYGAYSASKGATEALTMILARELRGRDVTANTVAPGPTATDLFLEGKDEETIARMAAQPPLERLGTPADIAEVVAFLASPAGHWVNGQVIRANGGIV